The Streptomyces bacillaris sequence GCCCGGGGCGGGCGGCCCGGACTGGCCACCCCCGGGGCAGGGGGGCGGGCTCGCGCGCCGTACCGCACCGCCGTTTTCTATCGTTGAAAATTCTCGGTGCACGACCGTTGTGGAGTGTTTGGTGTTGTGGCTCAATGTTCGACTATGCGCAGTGCCTCGCCGGTTCGAGTCACTCCCCGGCTCTGCGACGAGGACGACGCCTTGAGGCGACAACACCCGCGCCACCGTGCCCTGTTCAGGGCCCTCACCTGCGCCGCCGCGCTTCTGATGCCGGTCGGCGCCACCCTGGTCCCGACGGCGGCGGCCGCCCCTGCCACCCCCGCTCCCGCCGCCGTGACGGCCTTCACGGCCGACGACCCGGTCACCGATGTACGGGGGCTGAAGGGCGAGTACTTCCGCATGTCCGCCCCGGGCGCCCGGGACTTCGCCGAACTCGGCGCCACCGCCCTGGACCCCGAGATCGATTTCCCCGGCCTCACCGGCACCTTCGAGTCGGCGACCGGCCGGACCGATCACACCACCGCCCGCTGGACCGGACAGCTCGAAGCCCCCGAAACGGGGACGTACACCTTCTCCGCCATCGGTGACAACGGCTTCCGGCTCCTCCTCGACGGCAACGTTGTCATCGACCACTGGTAGCCCGACTGGGACAACGAGCGGCACAGCGAGCCGATCGCGCTGAAGGCGGGCGAGAGGCACGACTTCAAGCTGGAGATGTTCCAGGACGTCGCCGGCGCCAGCATGTTCCTGCGCTGGCAGAGCGACACGGTCAAGAAGCAGATCGTGCCCGAGTCCGCCTTCACCCCGCCCGCCGACTTCGAGGTCTACCCGGTCGCCCTGAGCGTCGCGCAGAACGGCGAGCGCCTCCAGGCCACCTTCAAGGACCGGGTCGGCAACCACGGCAAGGTGAAGGACCACCTCAAGATCGAGGTCGACACCTCCCCGATGCCGGTGAAGGCGGTGCGGCGCGCCTCGGACAACCCCGGGCACTGGTCGTCGACCTCGCCGCCCCCGTCCTCAAGGGCCAGCGGGTCAAGGTCGTCTACGACGGCAAGGGCGGACTGACGTCCGGGGCCGAGACCGTCCCGGAGATCGGCCGCACGGCGAAGAATCTCGGCACCGAGGGCATCGACCTCTCCGTCGGCTCCACCATGGCGCTCGCCGCCGCCCTCCTCCCGCTCTACCTCGGTTACGGGCTGGTGCCCGGCCTCGTCGTCGCACTGCTCGCCGGAGCGGTCGTCGGGGCCGTCAACGGGTCGCTGGTCTCGCTCGTCGGGCTGCAACCCATCGTCGCCACCCTCGCCCTCTTCGTCGGCGGCCGGGGCCTGGCCCTGGTGCACCCTCGCCCTGGAGTACACGGCCACCACCGACCGGCCCACCGTCGTCAACCTCACCCACCACGCCTACTTCGACCTCGGCGCCGACGACATCCTCGGCCACACCCTCCAGGTCGACGCCGACCACTACCTCCCCGTCGACCCCGACTCCATCCCCGAGGGCCCCCAAGTCCCCGTCACCGGCACCCCCTTCGACCTCACCACCCCAAGCCCGCTGGGTGAACGCCTCGCCCTGGACCACCCCCAACTCGCCCTGGCCGGAGGGTTCGACCAATGCTGGGTGCTGCGCGGCACGGACCCCGCGACGCTCCGCCGGGCCGCCCGCCTCACCGCCCCCGGCGACCGGCGCACCCTCGAACTCTGGACCACCGAACCGGGGCTCCAGGTCTACACCGCCAACCAGCTCGACGGGGCCTTCACCGACGGCACCGGCCGCCCCCACCAGCGCCACGGCTCGCTCTGCCTGGAGACCCAGCACCTGCCCGACTCGCCCAACCGCCCCGACCACCCCAGCACCGTCCTGCGCCCTGGCGAAACCCTGCACAGCCGCACCGAATGGCGCTTTCCGCACTTGGGCGCCGAAGGAAAATAGGTTGCGGCTCTCCGCGGCCCCCTGATCTACTCCCCGAACGTCATCGGAACGACCCAGGAGTCTGATTATGCGCGGAGCTTTCGTGTTCCTCCCGACAGAAACTGACCTTTCTCTCAAGGACATGAAGCTTCGTGCACACGCTGAACCTCGGAATTCTGGCGCACGTCGACGCCGGTAAGACAAGCCTGACCGAACGGCTGCTCCACACCGCCGGGGTCGTCGACACCCTCGGCAGCGTCGACGACGGCAGCACCCGGACCGACTCCCTCGCCCTGGAGCGCCGGCGCGGCATCACCATCAAGTCCGCCGTCGTCTCCTTCACCCTCGGCACCACCACGGTCAACCTGATGGACACCCCCGGCCACCCCGACTTCATCGCGGAGGTGGAGCGGGTCCTCGGCGTGCTCGACGGGGCCGTGCTCGTGGTCTCGGCGGTCGAGGGCGTCCAGGCACAGACCCGCGTCCTGCTGCGCACCCTGCGCCGGCTCCGTATCCCGACCCTGCTGTTCGTCAACAAGACCGACCGGACCGGCGCACGGTACGGCTCGCTCCTGGCGAGCATCGCCGAACGCCTCTCCCCGGACACCGTCGCCATGGGCGCCACCCGCCGTCTCGGCACCCGCGAGGCGGCCACCACCCCGTTCACGGCGGCCGACCCCGGCTTCACTGCCGCGCTCACCGAGCTGCTGACCCGCCATGACGACGGACTGCTGGCCGCGTACGTCGACGACCCGGCGGCCCTCACCCATCCCCGGCTCCTGGAGGCGCTGGCTCGACAGACCGCCCGGTGCCTGGTCCACCCGGTCTTCTTCGGCTCCGC is a genomic window containing:
- a CDS encoding PA14 domain-containing protein; the encoded protein is MRRQHPRHRALFRALTCAAALLMPVGATLVPTAAAAPATPAPAAVTAFTADDPVTDVRGLKGEYFRMSAPGARDFAELGATALDPEIDFPGLTGTFESATGRTDHTTARWTGQLEAPETGTYTFSAIGDNGFRLLLDGNVVIDHW